From Aurantimicrobium sp. INA4, one genomic window encodes:
- a CDS encoding DUF4307 domain-containing protein translates to MSTEDNLADRYGRSRDDRGPIRRNLGVIIVSSVIIVGLVSWVIFTDALGFGPQTSARDLGFEDLTETSVTVEFELTATPGHEVACAVQALNTSFAIVGWKVFIYPPSQQRIRDIKETITTSQPATTGLVYQCWLT, encoded by the coding sequence ATGAGTACCGAAGACAACCTCGCAGATCGCTACGGACGATCACGCGATGACCGCGGACCTATCCGCCGCAATCTCGGTGTCATCATTGTTTCGTCGGTGATCATTGTTGGTCTCGTGAGCTGGGTCATCTTTACTGATGCTCTGGGGTTTGGCCCGCAGACCTCCGCACGCGATCTGGGGTTTGAGGACCTCACCGAGACAAGCGTGACCGTGGAATTTGAGCTCACGGCAACTCCTGGACATGAAGTTGCCTGTGCTGTGCAGGCTCTCAACACCAGCTTTGCCATTGTGGGTTGGAAGGTGTTTATCTATCCCCCTTCGCAGCAGCGCATCCGCGATATTAAAGAGACCATCACCACGAGCCAACCCGCCACAACCGGTTTGGTTTACCAATGTTGGCTCACCTAG
- a CDS encoding LemA family protein, with protein sequence MDLLLPILGIVVVLAVIVGIYLWATYNSLVTLNVRVEEAWSDITVQLKRRADLIPNLIETVKGYASHERGVFEAVTKARAETLTAETPAAAAEAEGHMQAALKSIFAVAEAYPQLHASENFLQLQGELVDTEDKIQAARRFYNGGVREFNTKILSFPNNMWANKLKFDKRDFFDVADAAAIAEPPRIQF encoded by the coding sequence ATGGATTTACTGCTCCCCATTCTCGGCATTGTTGTAGTGCTTGCTGTCATCGTCGGCATCTACCTCTGGGCAACCTACAACAGCCTTGTTACGCTCAATGTTCGAGTCGAAGAGGCGTGGAGTGATATCACCGTTCAACTCAAGCGTCGAGCGGATCTGATTCCCAACCTCATCGAGACCGTCAAAGGATATGCATCCCACGAACGCGGTGTGTTCGAGGCAGTAACGAAGGCTCGAGCGGAAACGCTCACTGCGGAAACACCGGCGGCTGCCGCTGAGGCTGAAGGCCACATGCAGGCTGCGCTCAAGAGCATCTTTGCTGTGGCAGAGGCATATCCCCAGCTCCACGCCAGTGAAAACTTCCTCCAGCTTCAGGGCGAACTAGTTGATACTGAAGACAAGATTCAAGCTGCTCGCCGGTTCTACAACGGTGGCGTGCGCGAATTCAACACCAAGATCTTGTCCTTCCCGAACAACATGTGGGCAAACAAGTTGAAGTTCGACAAGCGCGACTTCTTCGATGTTGCCGACGCTGCAGCTATTGCAGAACCTCCACGCATCCAGTTCTAA
- a CDS encoding hemolysin III family protein yields MSLPLIEDAESHPHVEVKPSWRGWIHTGTFPLAIAAGVVLIVLADGPAAKWSSAVFMTTSLLLFGISALYHRINWKPKTKVMLKRFDHANIFLLIAGTYTPLAVLALPPSKGVLLLVMVWSGALLGIFFRVFWVHAPRWLYVALYILLGWAAMMYVVDLFQANIAMMVLVIVGGLAYTAGAVIYGMKKPNPIPGVFGFHEIFHTLTVIAFMCHWTAILLIAMHPAYNA; encoded by the coding sequence ATGAGCTTGCCGCTAATCGAGGATGCCGAGTCTCACCCCCACGTGGAGGTGAAGCCCTCGTGGCGTGGATGGATTCACACCGGCACTTTCCCCTTGGCTATCGCAGCCGGAGTTGTGCTCATTGTTCTGGCTGATGGTCCCGCAGCTAAGTGGAGTTCTGCGGTCTTCATGACCACCTCACTGCTGCTTTTTGGCATCTCGGCGCTGTATCACCGCATCAACTGGAAACCTAAGACCAAGGTGATGCTCAAACGTTTTGATCACGCCAACATTTTCTTACTTATTGCCGGTACCTACACGCCTTTGGCAGTGTTGGCTCTCCCACCCAGCAAGGGTGTTCTCCTGTTGGTGATGGTGTGGAGCGGTGCGCTGTTGGGCATTTTCTTCCGAGTGTTTTGGGTGCATGCCCCGCGGTGGCTGTATGTAGCTTTGTACATCCTGCTCGGTTGGGCAGCCATGATGTACGTGGTTGATCTCTTCCAAGCAAACATCGCCATGATGGTGCTGGTTATCGTAGGTGGTTTGGCCTACACCGCCGGAGCAGTGATTTACGGAATGAAGAAACCCAACCCCATTCCAGGTGTGTTTGGTTTCCATGAAATCTTCCACACACTCACGGTTATCGCGTTTATGTGCCACTGGACGGCAATTTTGCTCATTGCCATGCACCCTGCTTACAACGCCTAA
- a CDS encoding IclR family transcriptional regulator, which translates to MAHNKAETAESSSVTSRALSVLSAFENSPGALSVARISQRSGLPLSTTYRLVHELEEWGGLDKTSDGKYQVGMRIWELGQLAGRRLRDRAHPFLQDLFDLTHENVHMAVREGTQTLYTDKIYGSRKVPLISRVGGRLPLHATAVGRVLLAAQPEWFIEAYFERELETPTPKTVVDPEILRAEIDEVQRTGYSITIEQMRVGQFSLALPVIVEGQTIAAVGMVLDKAKIGEVRRLMPLMRGTVESIQSSMSGRTIR; encoded by the coding sequence GTGGCACACAACAAAGCTGAAACAGCTGAATCCAGCAGTGTCACCTCGCGTGCACTGTCGGTGCTCTCTGCTTTTGAGAATTCTCCTGGCGCACTCTCTGTTGCCCGCATTTCTCAGCGCTCTGGTTTGCCCCTGTCCACCACCTACCGTCTCGTGCACGAGCTTGAAGAGTGGGGCGGTCTGGATAAGACCTCCGATGGTAAATATCAGGTGGGAATGCGCATCTGGGAGTTGGGCCAGTTAGCTGGTCGTCGTTTACGCGACCGTGCTCACCCTTTCTTGCAGGATCTTTTTGATCTCACTCACGAGAACGTACACATGGCTGTGCGCGAGGGAACCCAGACGCTCTATACCGACAAGATTTATGGCTCCCGCAAAGTTCCCCTCATTTCACGCGTGGGCGGCAGGCTGCCCCTGCATGCCACGGCCGTAGGCCGTGTGCTGTTGGCAGCCCAACCTGAATGGTTTATCGAGGCCTATTTCGAGCGTGAATTGGAAACTCCCACACCGAAAACGGTGGTCGACCCTGAGATTCTTCGTGCCGAAATAGATGAGGTACAGCGCACCGGGTATTCCATCACGATTGAGCAAATGCGTGTGGGGCAGTTCTCTCTGGCGCTGCCGGTCATTGTTGAAGGCCAGACCATCGCTGCGGTGGGTATGGTGCTCGATAAGGCAAAGATTGGTGAGGTGCGCCGCTTGATGCCGTTGATGCGAGGAACGGTCGAAAGCATACAATCTTCGATGTCTGGCCGAACAATTCGCTAA
- a CDS encoding alpha/beta fold hydrolase yields the protein MAVPQIYTVSDTAAEELASADNVLFLGNALGTDIHLWERAMPALSAHYSIVRFDMPGHGKSPVPTDSYTLEEVADAVIASADKLGIQRFDFAGVSVAGAVALEIAHKYPDRIKHSVVVCSAPYMGGHEGWSERIAQVEAQGTASLVPALPARWFSDDFITKDPGAVKALLDMVASTDDTSYIKTCEALGAFDARGYLADIRVPILVISGEIDPGSPPAAGTIIAETVPGAQQVIIAGASHQAVVEAPLEVAKAMTTFLSK from the coding sequence ATGGCCGTCCCACAGATTTACACCGTCTCAGATACTGCTGCTGAAGAACTAGCCTCAGCCGACAACGTTTTATTTCTCGGCAATGCCCTCGGCACTGATATTCATTTGTGGGAGAGAGCGATGCCTGCTCTCTCAGCGCACTATTCCATCGTGCGCTTTGATATGCCAGGGCACGGAAAATCACCTGTCCCCACCGATTCCTACACTCTTGAAGAAGTCGCAGATGCCGTCATTGCTTCGGCAGACAAACTCGGAATTCAGCGTTTCGACTTTGCCGGGGTCTCGGTTGCTGGGGCCGTAGCTCTCGAGATTGCTCACAAATACCCTGACCGCATCAAGCACTCAGTCGTTGTGTGTTCTGCTCCCTATATGGGTGGCCATGAGGGGTGGAGTGAGCGTATTGCTCAGGTCGAAGCGCAAGGAACAGCCTCGCTCGTTCCTGCACTGCCTGCGCGCTGGTTCTCTGATGATTTCATCACCAAAGATCCTGGTGCGGTGAAAGCTCTCTTGGATATGGTCGCCTCGACCGATGACACCAGTTACATCAAAACGTGTGAAGCACTCGGAGCTTTTGATGCCCGCGGTTATCTGGCAGACATTCGTGTGCCCATTTTGGTGATCTCGGGAGAGATCGATCCTGGTTCTCCACCCGCAGCAGGGACAATAATTGCGGAAACCGTGCCCGGTGCTCAGCAGGTCATTATTGCCGGTGCATCACACCAGGCAGTTGTCGAAGCACCTCTCGAGGTTGCCAAGGCAATGACGACCTTTTTGTCCAAGTAG
- a CDS encoding prepilin peptidase, with protein MTLWQIIPLAYLAVVTIPLVRIDWRTHRLPNAWVMPGYAAIAIAWIGVWISTGEYPLIPAISAAGYFGFLLIFSYGGGMGMGDVKLAGVLGGAAGLIGAPTAILSPVFAFIFGGLASLVVLILTLLRRKDLPFSQAWAVTKETRIPFGPFMFLGFWVAMALTALFAS; from the coding sequence ATGACGTTGTGGCAAATCATTCCACTGGCCTATCTGGCGGTCGTGACCATTCCACTGGTGCGCATTGATTGGCGCACTCACCGACTTCCTAATGCCTGGGTGATGCCGGGCTATGCAGCAATAGCAATTGCCTGGATCGGCGTCTGGATCAGCACGGGGGAGTATCCACTCATTCCTGCCATTTCTGCGGCAGGCTATTTCGGATTCCTTCTCATCTTCAGCTACGGCGGAGGAATGGGTATGGGGGATGTGAAGCTTGCTGGTGTTCTCGGCGGTGCTGCCGGGTTGATTGGAGCACCCACGGCCATTCTGTCTCCAGTTTTTGCATTTATCTTTGGAGGCCTTGCCTCACTTGTTGTGTTGATTCTCACTTTGCTGAGGAGAAAAGATCTTCCCTTCTCTCAAGCTTGGGCGGTGACGAAAGAAACCCGGATTCCATTTGGACCCTTCATGTTCCTGGGGTTCTGGGTTGCGATGGCGCTTACCGCATTGTTTGCGAGCTGA
- a CDS encoding TipAS antibiotic-recognition domain-containing protein: protein MSNQFGMYSEQYTNDYSKEQNEQFTAAFDAITQQFVAGLNEGVPADAASIQDAVRQHYEFCSQFWKPTREAYKSLALSYIMPSPYRDTYEGIAKGLGKYHYDAIVIWADKNL, encoded by the coding sequence ATGTCCAACCAGTTCGGAATGTATTCCGAGCAGTACACCAACGACTACTCGAAAGAACAAAATGAGCAGTTCACTGCTGCTTTTGATGCGATTACGCAGCAATTTGTTGCAGGCCTGAACGAGGGCGTGCCAGCAGACGCGGCATCCATCCAGGATGCTGTGCGTCAGCATTACGAGTTTTGCTCTCAGTTTTGGAAGCCCACTCGAGAGGCCTACAAGAGCCTCGCTTTGAGTTACATCATGCCTTCGCCCTATCGGGACACCTACGAAGGGATAGCCAAGGGCTTAGGGAAGTATCACTACGACGCGATTGTCATCTGGGCAGATAAGAACCTTTAG
- the ilvA gene encoding threonine ammonia-lyase, translating into MTSKPIAGPSLSEFEAARATVGKVAQSTPMETSRYLSKVLGSEVFLKCENLQRTGSYKLRGAYNRLSQLSADERAKGVIAASAGNHAQGVALAARELGIKATIFMPLGVALPKLEATREYGAEVVLTGNIFNESLKAAKEFAAETGGIFIAPFDHQDVIIGQGTLGLEILEEVPDVDTIIVPIGGGGLISGVASAVKQQAATLGRTIRIIGVQAENAAAYPPSLEAKEPVTVDVHPTICDGIAVARPGTLNFEIIKDTVDEVVTVSDDDTARALVMLLERAKLVVEPAGAVGVAAIMAKKIKKTGKTVAILSGGNIDPLLLQRIVGHGLAASERYLKLRVMLPDRPGQLARTAEIVSEQNANVVEVLHTRHGRGLQISEVELELHIETRGKEHRKQVIKALRDEGFKVRISDDI; encoded by the coding sequence ATGACCTCGAAGCCTATAGCTGGACCTAGCCTGTCCGAGTTCGAGGCCGCCCGCGCAACCGTGGGCAAAGTGGCGCAGTCCACTCCGATGGAAACTTCCCGCTATCTGAGCAAAGTGCTCGGCTCAGAGGTATTCCTCAAGTGTGAAAACCTCCAACGTACCGGTAGCTACAAGCTTCGCGGCGCATATAACCGTCTATCTCAGCTTTCTGCAGATGAGCGTGCCAAGGGTGTTATTGCTGCCTCTGCCGGTAACCATGCACAAGGTGTTGCTCTGGCAGCTCGCGAGCTCGGCATCAAGGCAACCATCTTCATGCCGCTGGGTGTTGCCTTGCCTAAGCTCGAGGCAACCCGTGAATACGGTGCCGAAGTTGTTCTGACTGGAAATATCTTCAACGAATCACTCAAGGCAGCCAAAGAATTTGCGGCTGAAACTGGCGGTATTTTTATTGCCCCCTTCGACCACCAAGATGTCATCATCGGTCAGGGAACCCTAGGTCTTGAGATCTTGGAAGAAGTCCCTGATGTGGACACCATCATCGTGCCCATCGGTGGCGGCGGACTCATCTCTGGTGTCGCCTCTGCGGTGAAGCAACAAGCTGCCACCCTCGGACGCACAATCAGAATCATTGGTGTTCAGGCCGAAAACGCGGCGGCTTACCCTCCCTCGTTGGAGGCGAAAGAACCCGTCACAGTCGACGTGCATCCCACCATCTGTGACGGTATTGCTGTTGCGCGTCCTGGAACGCTGAACTTCGAGATCATCAAGGACACTGTGGACGAGGTTGTTACCGTTTCAGATGATGACACTGCCCGTGCACTGGTCATGTTGCTCGAGCGAGCCAAGCTTGTTGTTGAACCTGCCGGTGCTGTCGGCGTTGCCGCCATCATGGCGAAGAAGATCAAGAAGACAGGGAAAACTGTCGCCATCCTCTCAGGTGGAAATATTGACCCACTGCTGTTGCAGCGCATCGTGGGTCACGGCTTGGCTGCCTCAGAACGTTATCTCAAGCTTCGAGTCATGCTTCCTGACCGTCCTGGTCAGTTAGCCCGCACGGCAGAGATTGTTTCCGAGCAGAACGCGAACGTTGTTGAGGTGCTGCACACCCGTCATGGTCGTGGCCTCCAGATCAGTGAGGTCGAACTCGAACTTCACATCGAGACTCGTGGCAAGGAACATCGCAAGCAGGTCATCAAGGCCCTGCGCGATGAGGGATTCAAAGTCCGCATCAGCGACGACATCTAA
- a CDS encoding PhoH family protein, whose translation MSPQSSGAKTGQSGQRQKSTSSSTTERVYVIDTSVLLSDPQALFRFAEHAVVIPVVVISELEKKRHDPEIGYFARQALRILDDLRIKHERLDFPIPIGEGGSLRVELNHSNQAVLPSGLQLGDNDSRILAVAMNLANDGLNVTVVSKDLPMRVKASSIGMNAEEYRAELAVDSGWMGHEEIDLSADDMAILYEDEVLRTSAVKDTPINTGLIIHSDRGSALGRVVHKGEIALVRGDRDIFGLHGRSAEQRLAIDMLLDPSMGIISLGGSAGTGKSALALCAGLEAVLERQQHKKIIVFRPLYAVGGQELGYLPGDKEEKMNPWGQAIFDTLGALVSDNVMNEVVDRGILEVLPLTHIRGRSLHDAFVIVDEAQSLERNVLLTVLSRIGQNSRVVLTHDVAQRDNLRVGRHDGIASVIESLKGQPLFGHITLTRSERSAIAALVTDLLERQEVL comes from the coding sequence ATGAGCCCACAAAGTAGTGGCGCTAAGACTGGTCAATCCGGTCAGCGCCAGAAGTCCACTTCCTCATCCACAACCGAGCGTGTCTATGTCATAGATACCTCGGTTTTGTTGTCTGACCCCCAGGCACTGTTCCGCTTCGCGGAGCATGCCGTGGTCATCCCGGTGGTGGTGATTAGTGAGCTGGAAAAGAAACGTCACGATCCCGAGATCGGTTACTTCGCTCGTCAGGCGTTGCGCATTCTTGATGACTTACGCATTAAGCACGAACGTTTAGATTTCCCCATCCCCATCGGGGAGGGTGGTTCGCTCCGAGTCGAACTCAACCACTCCAACCAGGCAGTGCTTCCATCTGGATTGCAGCTGGGAGACAACGACAGTCGCATCCTGGCTGTGGCCATGAACCTCGCCAACGATGGTCTCAATGTCACCGTGGTCTCCAAAGATCTCCCCATGCGTGTCAAGGCTTCTTCTATCGGCATGAACGCTGAGGAATACCGTGCCGAGCTCGCCGTAGACAGCGGTTGGATGGGGCATGAGGAGATCGACCTCAGCGCTGACGACATGGCCATCTTGTATGAAGATGAGGTGCTGCGCACCAGCGCTGTCAAAGACACCCCCATCAACACAGGCCTCATTATTCACTCAGACCGTGGCTCAGCTCTGGGCCGCGTGGTGCATAAAGGTGAGATTGCTCTGGTGCGTGGAGACCGTGACATCTTTGGTCTTCACGGCCGTTCGGCAGAACAGCGTCTGGCGATCGACATGCTGCTCGACCCCAGCATGGGAATCATCTCACTGGGCGGCTCTGCCGGTACTGGAAAGTCGGCGCTGGCATTGTGTGCCGGGCTTGAGGCCGTTCTCGAGCGTCAGCAGCACAAGAAGATCATCGTCTTCCGCCCGCTTTACGCAGTCGGTGGTCAAGAGCTGGGCTACCTCCCAGGAGATAAAGAAGAAAAGATGAACCCCTGGGGTCAGGCAATCTTTGACACCTTGGGCGCGCTTGTCTCTGACAACGTCATGAATGAGGTTGTCGATCGCGGAATCCTCGAGGTTCTGCCACTGACTCACATCCGTGGTCGCTCACTCCACGATGCGTTCGTCATCGTGGATGAGGCGCAGTCTCTCGAGCGCAACGTTCTGCTCACAGTGCTTAGCCGTATTGGCCAAAACTCTCGAGTAGTTCTCACGCATGACGTGGCTCAGCGAGACAACCTGCGAGTGGGTCGCCACGATGGCATCGCCAGCGTGATTGAAAGCCTCAAGGGACAGCCACTCTTCGGTCACATCACCCTGACCCGTTCCGAGCGCTCTGCTATTGCGGCGCTCGTCACCGACCTCCTGGAACGCCAGGAAGTCCTCTAG
- a CDS encoding M48 family metalloprotease, which yields MYSAIAKNKRNTVVIMVFFLLIIGGLGWLAGYIYNDITITVMTIVIASGYALFQYYLAGSQALSIAGAIEIQKADNPRLYRIVENLCIATGTPMPKIYIINDQAPNAFATGRDPQHAAVAATSGLLDLMDDAELEGVMAHELGHVRNYDIRVSMIVFGLVVAVGFLSDMLLRMSFFAPRRDSNGGGNPVMLVLGLAAMIIAPLVATMVQLAISRQREYLADATGALATRHPEALASALQKLAAYGRPLQKQNSSMAHMWIADPVKPGIVDRMFATHPPIEDRVQRLHEMGGKF from the coding sequence ATGTATTCCGCAATCGCGAAAAACAAGCGCAACACCGTCGTCATTATGGTGTTCTTCTTGCTGATCATTGGCGGCTTGGGTTGGCTTGCTGGGTACATCTACAACGACATCACCATAACCGTGATGACCATCGTGATTGCCTCTGGATATGCCCTGTTCCAGTACTACCTGGCAGGGTCTCAGGCACTCTCTATCGCCGGAGCGATAGAGATTCAAAAAGCGGACAACCCGCGTTTGTATCGAATTGTGGAGAACCTTTGTATCGCCACAGGTACACCCATGCCCAAGATTTACATCATCAACGATCAGGCGCCCAATGCGTTTGCTACTGGTCGTGACCCTCAGCATGCTGCCGTCGCAGCAACGTCAGGTCTTCTTGATTTGATGGATGACGCAGAACTTGAAGGTGTGATGGCGCACGAACTCGGTCACGTTCGCAACTATGACATCCGTGTTTCCATGATCGTGTTTGGTCTGGTCGTGGCAGTGGGCTTCCTTTCCGACATGTTATTGCGCATGTCCTTCTTTGCCCCTCGGCGCGACTCCAACGGTGGTGGTAACCCCGTCATGTTGGTGCTGGGTTTGGCCGCCATGATTATTGCGCCACTAGTTGCAACGATGGTCCAACTAGCTATCTCTCGACAGCGAGAGTATCTGGCAGATGCTACAGGGGCATTAGCAACCAGGCACCCAGAGGCACTAGCTAGTGCACTCCAGAAACTTGCCGCTTATGGTCGCCCCCTGCAAAAACAAAACTCCAGCATGGCCCACATGTGGATTGCGGATCCAGTGAAGCCGGGCATTGTCGACCGCATGTTTGCCACCCACCCACCTATCGAAGATCGGGTTCAACGACTACACGAAATGGGCGGCAAGTTTTGA
- a CDS encoding CoA ester lyase produces the protein MISAEISRSWLLVNGAKTEEFDVAASSKADQIVLDIEDAVDPSQKNVARDEVAKWLETKQAWVRINDRASDFWSDDIDQLRDVPGLLGVMLAKTEDGSHVTETFDRLGGKTRVLALVESALGIEEAREIACARGAFRLAFGSGDYRRDTGTSVEDIAMAYPRSRLVVASRIGNLPGPIDGPTVGSSYGILREKSEHAVALGMTGKLCLHHDQIPVINEAISPTQSDVAWARSFLADFEARGRVVRDGSDLPRLGRAEKIEKLAVAFGINPS, from the coding sequence ATGATTTCTGCAGAAATATCGCGCTCATGGCTGCTGGTTAACGGGGCAAAAACCGAAGAGTTTGACGTTGCTGCTTCATCTAAAGCAGACCAGATTGTTCTCGATATTGAAGACGCGGTAGACCCTTCGCAGAAGAACGTTGCCCGCGATGAAGTGGCAAAGTGGCTTGAAACGAAGCAAGCCTGGGTTCGCATTAACGACCGTGCATCAGATTTCTGGTCAGACGACATTGACCAGCTTCGGGACGTACCCGGTTTATTGGGTGTCATGCTCGCGAAAACCGAAGACGGCTCACACGTCACTGAAACTTTCGATCGCCTCGGTGGCAAGACCCGTGTGCTTGCCCTCGTAGAATCCGCATTAGGTATTGAAGAAGCTCGTGAGATTGCCTGCGCTCGCGGAGCCTTCCGTCTCGCCTTTGGCAGTGGTGACTACCGTCGCGACACCGGAACCAGCGTGGAAGATATCGCCATGGCCTATCCTCGCTCGCGCCTGGTTGTGGCAAGTCGTATTGGAAACCTTCCTGGCCCCATCGATGGCCCCACGGTGGGATCCAGCTATGGAATTCTGCGTGAGAAGTCAGAGCACGCTGTTGCATTGGGAATGACCGGAAAACTGTGTTTGCACCACGACCAAATTCCGGTCATCAACGAAGCAATCAGCCCCACCCAATCCGATGTGGCGTGGGCAAGATCATTCCTTGCAGACTTCGAAGCGCGTGGACGTGTTGTCCGCGACGGTAGTGACCTGCCACGTTTGGGCCGTGCTGAAAAGATTGAGAAGTTGGCTGTTGCCTTCGGCATCAACCCTTCTTAG
- the greA gene encoding transcription elongation factor GreA has product MASEEIKETWLTQEAYDRLKAELDTLSTTGREEIAKRIEAAREEGDLKENGGYHAAKDEQGKIEARIRTLTALLKDVKVGEAPQSSGVVETGTVITATIAGDEATFLLGNREIAAGTDYTVYSESSPMGAAILGLKVGEKTTFTAPNGKDIEVKVINVETFTG; this is encoded by the coding sequence ATGGCTAGCGAAGAAATCAAAGAAACATGGCTCACCCAAGAGGCATATGACCGCCTCAAGGCGGAACTCGACACCCTGTCCACCACCGGTCGTGAAGAGATTGCCAAGCGTATTGAAGCTGCCCGCGAAGAGGGTGACCTCAAAGAAAACGGTGGCTACCACGCTGCTAAAGATGAGCAGGGCAAGATCGAAGCTCGCATTCGCACCCTGACTGCTCTGCTCAAGGACGTCAAGGTAGGCGAAGCTCCCCAAAGTTCTGGTGTTGTCGAAACCGGAACAGTCATTACCGCCACTATTGCCGGCGATGAAGCAACGTTCTTACTCGGCAACCGCGAAATTGCTGCCGGAACCGACTACACCGTCTACAGCGAGAGCAGCCCCATGGGTGCTGCCATCTTGGGCCTCAAGGTCGGCGAAAAGACCACCTTCACTGCACCTAACGGTAAAGACATTGAGGTTAAGGTCATCAACGTGGAAACGTTCACCGGCTAA
- a CDS encoding isoprenyl transferase, with the protein MSRANKTGPLYGLYQKRLRRGLNKDNLPHHIGMIVDGNRRWARERFLENPSHGHRAGAQKVPEFLVWCDDLGISMVTLYLLSTDNLTGRDKSELTELYNIIAELAEGLSHFRNWKINHVGKDDVLPPELLATLLDAEERTKNNTGLHVNLAIGYGGRAEIADAVRSIISEHQAHGGNLDDLADKLTPELISDHLYTGGLPDPDLVIRTSGEQRLSDFMLWQSAHSEFYFVEALYPDLREVDFLRAMRDYSRRERRFGG; encoded by the coding sequence ATGTCGCGCGCGAATAAGACAGGTCCGCTCTATGGCCTGTATCAAAAACGCCTGCGTCGGGGGCTCAACAAGGACAATCTTCCACACCACATTGGAATGATTGTTGATGGCAACCGTCGCTGGGCCAGAGAGCGCTTCTTGGAAAACCCTTCTCACGGCCACCGCGCAGGCGCTCAGAAAGTTCCTGAGTTCCTGGTCTGGTGTGATGATCTAGGCATCAGCATGGTCACACTGTATTTGCTCTCCACCGATAACCTCACCGGGCGCGATAAGTCTGAACTCACCGAGTTGTACAACATCATTGCGGAGCTTGCCGAAGGGCTATCTCACTTCCGTAACTGGAAAATCAATCACGTGGGCAAAGACGATGTACTTCCTCCAGAGTTGTTAGCAACACTGCTGGATGCAGAAGAGCGAACCAAAAACAACACTGGTCTCCACGTAAACCTTGCCATCGGATATGGCGGCCGTGCCGAGATTGCCGATGCCGTGCGAAGCATCATCTCTGAGCACCAAGCACACGGTGGCAATCTCGATGACTTGGCCGACAAGCTCACACCAGAACTGATCAGCGACCACCTCTATACCGGTGGACTACCTGACCCCGATCTCGTCATTAGGACATCTGGAGAACAGCGGCTTTCTGACTTTATGCTCTGGCAAAGTGCCCACTCCGAGTTCTATTTCGTGGAAGCCCTCTACCCAGATTTACGCGAAGTGGACTTCTTGCGAGCCATGCGTGACTACTCACGCAGAGAGCGTCGTTTCGGCGGATAA